A window from Candidatus Arthromitus sp. SFB-rat-Yit encodes these proteins:
- a CDS encoding PTS sugar transporter subunit IIB, which produces MAGKLKLLVCCGNGAGTSMMIKLNVEKVVKKIGLDVQSIYHCAISEGKSLASQYDVVLCSKNFVPMFQDAEKKGTKIVGLKNVMSVKEIEESLLGAGIK; this is translated from the coding sequence ATGGCAGGAAAATTAAAATTGCTAGTTTGTTGTGGAAATGGTGCAGGAACTAGTATGATGATAAAATTAAATGTTGAGAAGGTTGTTAAAAAAATTGGTTTAGATGTTCAATCAATTTACCATTGTGCAATATCAGAAGGGAAATCATTAGCATCACAATATGACGTCGTATTATGTTCTAAGAACTTTGTTCCAATGTTTCAAGATGCAGAGAAAAAAGGAACAAAAATTGTTGGATTGAAAAACGTTATGTCAGTAAAGGAAATTGAAGAGTCTTTACTTGGTGCTGGTATAAAATAA
- a CDS encoding PTS ascorbate transporter subunit IIC — protein MEFLIGIWEFFANNILTKPAYLIGFMVLIGYLLLKKPVYDAFSGFIKATVGYMILSVGSSGLVNNFRPILVGLKERFNLSAAVIDPYFGQNAVNAGLSPVFGRTFSNVLILLLIAFIMNLLLVKFKKYTKMRAVFTTGHVQVQQASTAFWLILFCFPFLNDVWILITMGIILGLYWAVGSNLTVEITQELTDGGGFCIAHQQMFGIAIFSKLAEKLKRADGKKLDDIKFPGFLSIFNENIVATSCLMFVFFGIILAVLGKDYLVQSQFLSASDNFFFYTLTTSLNFAVYLSILQLGVRTFVTELTQSFQGISNSFLPGSVPGIDCAAVFGFGSSNAVTVGFIMGALGQFLAILILLLIKSPTLIIAGFVPLFFDNAVIAVYADNRGGIRAAMLFPFISGLIQVFGSALIAGWVGLAAFGGYIGMFDWATVWPIFTVIMKFAGYIGIAIVVLILIIIPQLQYRKRPDTYFLIVEDWEAYKEKTNK, from the coding sequence ATGGAATTTTTAATTGGTATTTGGGAATTTTTTGCGAACAATATTTTAACTAAGCCAGCTTATCTTATAGGTTTTATGGTTTTAATTGGTTATTTATTGTTAAAAAAACCTGTATATGATGCATTTTCTGGTTTTATAAAAGCTACCGTTGGATATATGATCTTATCGGTTGGATCATCAGGACTTGTAAATAATTTTAGACCAATTCTTGTTGGACTTAAAGAGAGATTTAATTTAAGTGCAGCTGTTATTGATCCTTATTTTGGACAGAATGCTGTAAATGCAGGTTTGTCACCAGTTTTTGGTAGAACTTTTTCTAATGTTTTAATATTGTTGTTGATTGCTTTTATAATGAATTTATTGTTGGTTAAATTTAAAAAATATACAAAAATGAGAGCGGTATTTACAACAGGTCACGTTCAAGTACAACAGGCATCAACTGCTTTTTGGCTTATACTATTTTGTTTCCCATTTTTAAATGATGTTTGGATACTTATAACAATGGGAATTATATTGGGACTTTACTGGGCTGTTGGTTCAAACTTAACAGTTGAGATTACTCAAGAATTAACTGATGGTGGAGGGTTTTGTATAGCTCACCAACAAATGTTTGGAATAGCTATTTTCTCAAAACTCGCAGAGAAACTTAAGAGAGCCGACGGTAAGAAACTTGATGACATAAAGTTTCCAGGATTTTTATCAATATTTAATGAAAATATAGTTGCGACTTCATGTTTAATGTTCGTGTTCTTTGGAATTATACTTGCAGTTTTGGGAAAAGATTATTTAGTTCAATCTCAATTCCTTAGTGCGAGTGATAATTTCTTCTTCTATACATTAACAACTTCATTAAACTTTGCAGTTTATTTATCGATATTGCAACTTGGAGTTAGGACGTTTGTAACAGAACTTACTCAATCTTTCCAAGGAATTTCAAATTCATTCTTACCAGGATCTGTTCCAGGAATCGATTGTGCTGCAGTGTTTGGATTTGGTTCTTCTAATGCAGTAACTGTTGGATTTATTATGGGAGCATTAGGACAATTTTTGGCTATTTTAATCCTTTTACTTATTAAATCTCCAACGCTTATTATCGCGGGATTTGTGCCTTTATTCTTTGATAATGCGGTAATAGCTGTTTATGCAGATAACCGCGGAGGAATAAGAGCAGCGATGTTATTTCCATTTATATCTGGACTTATACAAGTATTTGGCTCAGCTCTTATTGCAGGATGGGTTGGACTTGCGGCATTTGGAGGATATATAGGAATGTTTGACTGGGCTACTGTATGGCCAATATTTACAGTTATTATGAAGTTTGCTGGATATATTGGAATAGCTATAGTTGTTCTAATTCTAATTATTATTCCACAGCTTCAATATCGTAAAAGACCAGATACTTATTTCTTGATTGTTGAAGATTGGGAAGCTTATAAAGAAAAGACTAATAAATAA
- a CDS encoding L-ribulose-5-phosphate 4-epimerase — translation MLENLKREVFEANLLLPKYNLVIMTWGNVSAIDRETGLVLIKPSGVDYEVMKESDIVVCDLDGKVIEGNLKPSSDLMTHIEIYKNFKDVGGVVHTHSRYATAWAQAGRDIIALGTTHADYFYGDIPCTRDMNEKEINGEYEAETGKVIVETFNTRNIDANHVPSVLVKSHGPFSWGKDAFDAVHNAVVLEECANMAYLSNQLTGNKLEKMDTVLLNKHFKRKHGPNSYYGQG, via the coding sequence GTGTTAGAAAATTTAAAGAGAGAAGTATTTGAGGCAAATTTATTATTGCCAAAATATAATCTTGTAATTATGACTTGGGGAAATGTTTCTGCAATTGATAGGGAAACTGGATTAGTTTTAATAAAACCTAGCGGTGTTGATTATGAGGTTATGAAAGAAAGCGATATAGTTGTTTGTGATTTGGATGGTAAAGTTATTGAAGGAAATTTAAAACCTAGTTCTGACCTTATGACTCACATTGAAATTTATAAGAATTTTAAAGATGTGGGAGGTGTTGTTCATACTCATTCGAGATATGCTACGGCTTGGGCACAAGCTGGAAGAGATATAATAGCTTTGGGAACTACTCATGCAGATTATTTTTATGGAGATATTCCTTGCACAAGGGATATGAATGAAAAAGAGATAAATGGAGAGTATGAAGCTGAAACTGGAAAAGTTATAGTTGAAACTTTTAATACAAGAAATATAGATGCGAACCATGTTCCTTCTGTGCTTGTTAAAAGTCATGGACCTTTTTCTTGGGGTAAAGATGCTTTTGATGCAGTTCATAATGCTGTTGTACTTGAAGAATGTGCAAATATGGCATATTTGAGTAATCAATTAACAGGTAATAAATTAGAAAAAATGGATACAGTACTTTTAAATAAACATTTTAAGAGGAAACATGGACCAAACTCTTATTATGGACAGGGGTGA
- a CDS encoding L-ribulose-5-phosphate 3-epimerase, with translation MKPYLLGQYEKSMPSNLSWIDKLTLNREFGFDYLEMSIDETDEKLKRLEWTSHEIKSLRDDIFESGQKINSICLSAHRKFPLGHLDKEIQKKSLDIMEKAINIASDLGVRIIQLAGYDVYYEESTSETEKIFEENLYKCVELASTKGVILGFETMETSFMDTVKKAMHYVNIINSPYLGVYPDIGNLKNASLLYNHSVNDDIKSGKGHIFAAHLKETIPNHYREIEFGRGHTEFKENVILLREMGVRMFNGEFWYVGNENWREVCVDAVKFLRNILDDVFKM, from the coding sequence ATGAAACCTTATTTGCTAGGTCAGTATGAAAAAAGTATGCCATCAAATTTGAGTTGGATTGATAAGTTAACTTTGAATCGTGAATTTGGATTTGATTATTTGGAAATGAGCATTGATGAAACTGATGAAAAATTAAAAAGACTTGAATGGACTTCTCATGAAATTAAGTCTTTAAGAGATGATATTTTTGAGAGTGGACAAAAAATAAACTCTATATGTTTAAGTGCTCATAGAAAATTCCCTTTAGGACATTTGGATAAAGAAATACAAAAAAAATCTCTTGATATAATGGAGAAAGCTATTAATATCGCAAGTGATCTAGGAGTTCGAATAATACAGCTTGCTGGGTATGATGTTTATTATGAAGAATCAACAAGTGAAACTGAAAAAATATTTGAAGAAAATTTATATAAATGCGTAGAACTTGCATCAACTAAGGGTGTTATTCTTGGGTTTGAAACTATGGAAACAAGTTTTATGGACACAGTTAAGAAGGCAATGCATTATGTAAATATAATTAATAGTCCATATCTTGGAGTTTATCCAGATATTGGGAATCTTAAAAATGCGAGCCTTTTGTATAATCATAGTGTTAATGATGATATAAAAAGTGGAAAAGGTCATATATTTGCAGCACACCTTAAGGAAACGATACCTAACCATTATAGAGAAATAGAGTTTGGGCGTGGTCATACGGAATTCAAAGAGAATGTGATACTTCTTAGAGAAATGGGAGTTAGAATGTTTAATGGTGAGTTTTGGTATGTTGGTAATGAAAATTGGAGAGAAGTTTGTGTGGATGCTGTGAAATTTTTGAGGAATATTTTGGATGATGTGTTTAAGATGTAG
- a CDS encoding 6-phospho-beta-glucosidase: MKAIKIVTIGGGSSYTPELVEGFIKRYSNLPVKELWLVDIEEGREKLEIVGNLAKRMVRKAGIPMEIILSYDRRKALKGADFVTTQMRVGRLPARILDERIPLSHGMIGQETNGVGGMFKAFRTIPVILEIIKDIEEICPNAWLINFTNPTGIITEAILKYTNFKKAIGLCNVPVNMIEGFAKILGVNEKDVTMEIQGTNHFIFATDIFVNGKSRFQEVLEKYAYLSEEDSIQMKNFVSLPYSPSFIKGLNAIPCPYHNYYFFTKEQLEEELEQFKKGEVRGEVVYKTEEELFALYNKEELQEKPEQLSMRGGAKYSDAACNLIQSIYNNTGDIQYVNVKNNGAISDIPNDCAVEIACRITADGPKPIATGNLKLQISGYIQMIKSFERMVADCAISGDRNLAVTALNMNPLCPSDTIANIVIDELIEAHKEYLPQFKKKM; the protein is encoded by the coding sequence ATGAAAGCAATCAAAATTGTTACAATTGGTGGTGGAAGCAGTTACACCCCAGAATTAGTTGAAGGTTTTATAAAAAGATATAGCAACCTACCTGTAAAAGAATTATGGCTCGTTGATATAGAAGAAGGTCGAGAAAAATTAGAAATCGTTGGAAATCTTGCAAAACGTATGGTTAGAAAAGCAGGTATACCGATGGAAATAATTCTTAGTTACGATAGACGTAAAGCTCTAAAAGGTGCTGACTTCGTTACAACTCAAATGCGTGTTGGTAGATTACCTGCTCGTATACTAGATGAAAGAATTCCTTTAAGTCATGGAATGATTGGACAAGAAACAAATGGTGTTGGTGGAATGTTTAAAGCATTCAGAACAATCCCAGTTATACTCGAGATTATTAAAGATATAGAGGAAATTTGTCCTAATGCTTGGCTCATAAATTTCACAAATCCAACTGGAATAATTACAGAAGCAATTTTAAAATATACAAATTTCAAGAAAGCAATAGGTCTATGCAACGTTCCTGTTAATATGATTGAAGGATTTGCAAAAATACTTGGTGTCAATGAAAAAGACGTAACTATGGAAATACAAGGTACAAATCATTTCATATTTGCGACAGATATATTTGTAAATGGTAAATCAAGATTTCAGGAAGTTTTAGAAAAATACGCCTATTTGTCCGAAGAAGATTCAATACAAATGAAAAATTTCGTTTCCCTTCCCTACTCCCCATCATTTATAAAAGGTCTAAATGCAATACCTTGCCCATATCACAACTATTACTTCTTCACAAAAGAACAACTCGAAGAAGAACTTGAACAATTTAAAAAAGGCGAAGTTCGTGGAGAAGTTGTATATAAAACTGAAGAGGAATTATTTGCACTATATAATAAAGAAGAATTACAAGAAAAACCTGAACAATTATCTATGCGTGGTGGTGCTAAATATTCTGATGCTGCATGTAATCTGATTCAAAGTATTTACAATAACACAGGCGATATACAATATGTAAACGTAAAAAATAACGGTGCTATATCAGACATACCAAATGATTGTGCTGTTGAGATTGCTTGCAGGATAACGGCAGATGGTCCAAAGCCAATTGCAACAGGCAATTTAAAACTTCAAATAAGTGGATATATACAAATGATAAAATCATTTGAAAGAATGGTTGCTGATTGTGCTATAAGTGGAGATAGAAATCTTGCTGTTACTGCACTCAACATGAACCCACTTTGTCCTAGTGACACTATTGCAAACATTGTTATTGATGAGCTTATCGAAGCACACAAAGAATACTTACCACAATTCAAAAAAAAGATGTAG